The genomic DNA aaAGTTATACAAAATTGTTTACAAACTAAACGTATATGTACGTTGAATTTATAAATAACGAATTATTAGAACGATGGCGTTGTGAACGCAAAACTAACTTAAaacttttttgttattttaaaactaAGCTGAATATATGATATACATATAGTCGCAATCTGATAAAAAATGTACCAAAATGCTTTGATTCGTAACATagagaattaatatttttataactgATTTTATAGAATATTTACATAGAAAATAAAGTAAAGAATTAAAAGCACATTTAAAGTAAAAGAATAAAGTTGCTGAAGTATGAAGCACTGAGAAATAAAAAGTACACCCATAGATTAGGTACTAATAATAAGAATAGTTCTTTGGatcatatattttaatatattatatattcatgGAAATAGTTTTTTACTATTTTGCATCATCTAAAATAGATGGTAAGAAAAcgctaaatttcattaatttgaacATTTCCGACTTTAAGCGCCAAAGATTCGAATGATGTTTCATGATGCTTTGGTTAAAaatgttttgtatttatttaaatagaatttatacGTGTTTCGAACagtataatgaaatttatattcagTTCAATGATATGTTCATGAAtgtactgtgcaccgatgacaagatgtcctaTGAGATGCACGCATTTGCAtttgtctcatgggacatcttgtcatcggtgcactatacATTCAtcttaattttactaattttacttTAAGCTGAACATTTATttcgattaaaatttattttccagaaCTAGAAGTAATGCATATTAAAGTTAATGATTAATTTATACCAACGATATGAACTcataacaaaaataaatgattcacGCTTTAGTTAATATCTATCATCCATTAGGTATGTTTTTTTATAACGTTACAATGTAAAACGTTAAAGCTAAATAAAAGTTCGATTTAATTTATCGAGTAATACATTCTTCATATTATTTAATCTTATCTTTGTCGCTATATTAATGTTTCTATTACGTTTtgagaaactaataaaaaaaaatcagattcaaaaaaattaatttttatgctATTATGGACTTGTAACAAAAACTCCTATTGTCCTTATCGGTAGCACCTAATGTttcgaattaaatttttagtttaCATGAAACTTTTTAAAACTATGGTTTATGTAATGTATACAGGGTATTCAACTACGGGTGCGCATCCTTTGAGATGGTGacagctggggtgattctgaacaacattttcttttagtaaaggaaagaaaacgttgttcagaatcatctcACCTGCCATCCCCTTAAAGGATGCTTATCCGTagccgaacaccctgtatattttggTAAACTATATATTagcaaatattttttcatatattGTTTTATGAATTGTAAAGATCCATTACATCCTACCAATAAACATTTAAAACAATGACATGTACATTCAACAATTAACAAACATATAAAactttttgtatatatttaccTTCAAGTTTTCacaaaaattaaacataaaacaTCATATCAACTGAGGGGcagattaaaatttgaaaacataTTTGTAAAGTAGATGAGACGAAAGGTGTATTGTTGTCCACAGTTTACataacaatatttaatataaaaaataaaaacagtaaatattatataacatggaaattaaattttgaattatagTAATTGTAGTCTTACTTAACAACATTTATCAATATGGTAGGAAGTAATGGTTAAAAATCAATTACGTCTAAAATGGGTATTATATATCTACTATTGATCAAGCAATTTCAtcttaaaaatttatatctaaTGCAATCACTCACAAAtcatataaaaattctaattttatataGTCGTATAGTGCAATTGCAAGTATGTATATGTTATTTGTTTCAACAACAAACTATTTCAGTTTCTATTTTACAACTGCactttacaaaataaattaatattggaCTTATAGTCAGATCCATTGGCACTCTATACCTATTTCATTATATGTATGGTGCTAAATAAAAATACGCTTTTAAATTCACAATATCTAACGTATAGTATTATTGTTATCCTTATTGTTAACGCATGAACATAATAATTCTTTCCGGAACGTTTACCAATTgacaaaatttcagaaaaagataagtatataatataaatttcattatttctttatttcataacACATTAAGAATGTATAACGTTACTCCAATGTTAAAAGATACTTTgtaacaaattaataattatctgCATAAAAAGTATTCGCCCAATAagaaataatgtttaaaatatttttataaacagcgttaacaataacaataaaagTTTAATCATAAtgatgttttataaaattaacagcaCAGACATTGTACAAGAAATATAAACAATCTGTACACCATACTGTGGAAGGATTatctattaaaatatcaaacaaCAAAATTATACTGTTCATTAAAAGCAACActgagaaaattttaataaaaatgcatAACTTATAACTATGAATAATAGTAAGTGGAATTTATAAATACAAAACATTTCGAAACGATTTAAGAATGTAATGCTCATTCAGAGTAATGTCTTAAACAACTTGGAAAACTGTTTCTGCAAAATGATTTACTCAATCAAAACAAAGTTGATGTATTCCCTGACCTTTATTTCTGTTGAAAAAACTCTGattactttcatttttcaataaattattgtgGAACACACATTCATCGTGTTTATAGAACCGAACAGTTCAGTTTGAAAACGTGATATAGTCTCCAAATTTAATGAAtcataaagataaaataataaaattttcaaataccttTGAATTCATATATCATTTAGAAAATAACTTTTATTTGCGTTCTTTTAATCTGGATTCAATTTGTGCATATTTGCCAAAAATCGTTTCctcttattatatttttaatagtatACACATTCAACCGAATTTTCATATTATCACACAGACACGCACTTACTATACGGTACATTCGATTTGCGCAATTTATCACGGATATCTTAAAACTATTAATTAAAGACTAACACTATACAActtaataatttaaagaaatttgtTAGATGTTCACAGTATTATATAACAGGAGGTAGGACAATTAATTGTATCTTATGAACAATCAAATATGTATAACATACCAATCATCATAAACAACAAatgatttgcattttttttcattacttCTTGTAACacaattcaattttttgtttctgATAAAAGTTTTATTTCCTAGGTCGAGTaagaaataaatgtaataaaacttGATAATGGTTTTCTACATGTAGAATAAGTACAgaactgaaattaaaattactttaaaaatatttataaaagaaaatagtaaGTTAATATCTTTTTTACTTTATTCATTGACTTCTTCATCAAGCGTTAAGTTTCAAGCCAAGAATTGAAAAAgttgatgataataataataataataataataataataataatatttacgaAATTAATGACGcttaaaatattaagagataatAGTACACCTACTTTATTTAATAAAGAAGTAAagcaaatttattttcagaacGTACGAACTAACTATCATTGTGTACTACATTAACTAtttattttccaataaaaaaaattattaacccaATGATTAGGTAACACTAGGAACAAAATTTCGTATATTTATGCCAACAAGGTAGTACTataaatatattgatttatattCTATTAACTGAATTAATTTGGTGTGCTGATAATTTGATGTGTATATCTTTTATGAATGAGTATTAGTTGTTGCAGCAGTATTGGgtaaaatatatcaaaataaGCCATTATAAAGTGACAATATGATATTAAAAAACTTGTCATCATACACGTGACTCTAACCTCCTTGTTATCATTACTGTTACTGTAATTACCATTTTAATGTCATTTACATATTTCTCATGTAAATAACATCAAACTAAGCACacaagtattttattaatttaacccagacatttttaaattgtaatcaTTTACAAAATTGATAAACTACTTGACTATTCAGCCACTGAAACCACTTATATGTGGCGAATGGGATAGATAATACAGTTAACAGCAATAGCAGCAAACATGAtcgaatttatataataattatccaCACTAAACTTCATATTCAGACCATTCTGACTCCTCTGAATCTGATGAAAAGGGAATAATATCTTCAAAATCTACACTGTATACCCAGCGACTGTCTCTCTCTTCAAAAAAGTCCCACAAGATTAATTGctgtaaaaaattatttgttgTTTTTGTAAATCTATAGGAAAGATACAATGTTTACAATAAAAGGTAGAAAGCCACAAAAACACTGTAATGAATTAAGTTAGGTTTAGTTCAATTTTAAACTTACATGTAAAATATCGATGTTTGCATCGGCATTGCGTCGTTGACGAACAGGTGGACCAACGTCTGTTTTAGTGCCATCGGGAAGTGCATGGAGATAAAAGCACTTATTGCCAAATGGACATTTACCACGTCCTTTATTGAAATACTTACAATCTTTGGTGCTGTAATAAATAAGTGGATATAACGTCAtcgtacattattattattattatatacatttcTTCCTACCTCAGTGCACATTTGTAATccgttattaatttttctttttcttcttttgtatcTACCCAGTACATACTTGGACATACAAAGTCAGAGGTGACGCGACATTCTGGACAGGCTCTTATAATTTTATTGTCAAATTGTTTAGCTTGTCTCCATTTTCTAATACAACTTAAACAAAAACAATGATTACAATTTGGTAAAATTCCGAATCTCTGTTCTCCAGATGTCTTTTCCATTATAATTTCAAAGCAAACTCCACAAGACTTGTCTTTGCTACGCTGAATAGCAAAGGAGAGCTCCATATCTACCTCGTGCTGTTTAACACATGCctaaaaagtaaatttaaatcATAAATTCAAATCTTTGTTTGCAACAACATGACAAAGTAACGCAATGCGTTTAATTACATTTGTATGTTTCTTTCTAAGTTCTTCATTATTTGGATGAAGTGCAGCTCGATTGCACAGTTCACAAATATCACCATGTAAGTAGgtacaattacgtttcctacaaattCCAGTTGCTTCTGCATAGGGACATAGAGGTTCTAAAGATGGACTGGATGCCTGACCAGATGGATTTACAGCTTGAGCATAAGATAATGGCAGTGAAGAACTTGCTGATGTTTCTAAAGTATCAGAATTTTCGTTTGCTGAGGATGAACCAGCTACAGATGAAGGCACAAATTCTGGGGCTTTTACCCATTCTTCAGCTGCATGAGCACTTTCTTTACTAGAAATGcataaatacattttaatatgTTATATTTTCTATCATCATAATgattatgtatataaatatgtatatatatatcgcaTATTTTTATATACCATATTACAATGTATTATGTGATATGCAAATGGTATTACGACTTAAATCTTGCTGTATTATAATGTCATCTAACGACAACATACACATTCTTTATTGTTGTCGAAGTTGAAGTATTTGAAGTCTGTTGCCCAGGTGAAGAACTTTCTATTGAATTTGCATTCACCAAATTATTATCAATAGTTTCAGGATTATGACGAAAATGGCACTGATTCCCAAATTTACAAACGCCATGTTTAAAAAAGCGACAAACACTGCTAAAAGGTGGGACAGAAGAAATTACTGTTTCATTGGTACTTCCATCGTTCCCAATTTCTTGAGTATGACGATATCTGCAATTATTCCCTTCACGGCATATACCATTTTTGAAATAgctataataaaagaaaagaatacaatttaataaaaaaaggggAAAGTATAAGCAGCTTggaaaatatcaatatttacATAGTTCAATTTGTTGACATGTTATAATTCATCTTTATATGTAAGGAAATATATgctattattttgttatttgtgTATTATCGTCAGAAAATGTTAGAAAGCGATAATAAACCAATTTCTTACCGGCAAACAACGCTCTGTGTCCAATTGTCGGCCATTTTCTAAAGCTTCCACTTTAACAATAATCGACAACGCGTCCTCAGAGGATCGCGTAAGATCTTTTTATACAAAACAATATGAAATATAGTATGAACTTATCGAAATACACATGTATTCAAGACCATAATATATTTCATACTATATCCTCAGTTTTATTCAACGACTTCTTCACAGATTCTTCAAAATCATAAAAAAACACCTCGTACACAtcaattttctctttttgtCTCCTTTTTATTGCTTCCCCCGTTTTTGTATGTATTATATCCTtacgttttctttttaaatttattaatctgtatatgtatactctCCGTTTTTGTTCAGTATCGATAAATATTTAACGTGTATTATAATTCATCGACTTTTTCATGAGAGTACACATATACGTCACGATTAAACTAACAACAGGACAACAGGCAAATTCACATTTGACCGTTATATGTATACAAGTTAGAGCATGCGCTGGTAAAACACTTCAGTTTAAAACACtttcaagatcaagaaataCAATGCAAATTATCTTTCACGCTCTTAATCAGCACATCAATTAAAAAAGCTTGAACAATTGTAggaaattaatgtaatattttatgttgcttcttatttttataaagatataaataaaagtgtcacatttatttatattataaaaatttgttgttGACAGAATCAATTATATAATTGACTGCACTTCAATTAATTAAGTGAATACAAATTTCTGATTCtgtaatatttgtattataaaaacataaaagtatcttccttttttctttaatgtatCACGAAGAAGTCGCTATATGATGTGGtaaatattattgttaaattactCATATTGCtacgattatttaaatttattttaacgtaCTTTTGCCATGTAttcgaaacaaaaaaaaaaacaaaagagtACTGATAATATAATTATGAAAACGCGGCTTCATTTGGTTTGATCCAAATAAGATTACGATCATATGTTGGTAGTGTAGACGGATTACCGCCACAGCTATTGTATTTCGACAATGAGTATggatttatatttttaagtaaATATTGAGAGACAAAGTGCTATTTAACATTGAAACTAAAAGGTGATACTCATTTTTCAGTATCTAAAATTCTAAAGGCGTTCTATGTTTTCAAATACAGTTTAGTGTTTTCAGCCGATctaaaactttaaaattttgcatATAATATCTTAGTTGAAAGTAGTAAGCTACATTGATTATGTTTTATTCATTTATGAGATAGTgttaattgataaaaaattagaatGTAATGTTTTTTTTGCTCTTATTTATGTTTTGCCGTTACTGTCACAGTCGATTAAATCACAAGTATAAAATACAACATGGCGAAGCAAAGCCACTTTTTATAATAACCTCAATTTTTTCATGTGTTAGTTTATTACGTCGAGGGGAAAAATTTAATGTCAATTATTTTGGGGAAATATTTGCTTGTTCACCTTTGTTTCtttgtattctttttttaactgtaattaatttatgttttgaaatttaatttcttaatgcTTGTTTTGTTGATGTTTGTTTAtagtatttaaaatgaatttgtaCAAGTTATGTATGTCAGATGAATAAGATATTTATCCATGTATGTACACAATTGATTATCTGTAATTATCTGTTTTCATGCTTTATGAAAATTTGTGCATGTGAAATACATTTTGGATACTTAGgtatattttaattgtaacttTTTAGCATTTCTTACTTTCATGTATTTGATAACATTTAAATGTATTTCAGATATTTATTGACATAAGTAAGCATGGATTCTGAAATTGATATAGAATTATCAAGTGATCAAACTCAGAAGGTTTCACACATAGACgatgagaaagaaaatgaaagttcAATTGATCGTAGTAATGACATAAATACTAGTATAGATGAAGTACAGCAAGGATCGTCGGTTCTTAATGCAAATAAAGAAACTGtggatgaaaatgaaatgaatgaaaaagtaattaatgaaTCAGATGAAAAGCATAAAAAAAAGTCTGACAAAAGTTCAGAAAATGCAGAAGTGTCAAATGTTGTGTCTTgtcaagaaaatatttcaaaagaagGTAATTCACAAGTGAATCCATTAACTGTCCAAGAAAGTAATATAACAGATACAGATTGTAATGATACACAGTCACCAACTTTGGCTGAAAGTACTACAAAAACTGTTTCACAGGAAGAAAGTAGAGAAATAACATCAGTGGCATCCATCACATTAAAAGTTAATACAGACAGTTTGTCAGGTAATACAAATACCACAGAATGTGCAGAAATTCAGTTAAAGGATACACCAGAGGAAAtggcaaataaaattttaaaagttgTCAGTGTAGATGATGCAAGTAATTTAAACTCAGAAAAAGAAGTTAACGATAATGTGTCAGAAGGTAATAACGATAATTTAAATACTAAAAAGACTGATTCAGATGAAATATTAGAAGATTGTGATAGGATTGAGACAAAGAAAAATACTATTGAACCAGAAAATACAGAGTTTGTACAATTTTCCCAAGAAAAGCATGGAGATGTACAAATTGAAAATCAATCCATGGATGCTGAAGATCCTTTTGGAGGAGATAATCTTGCTGCGGAAAATGTTGAACCAATGGACACAGATGATCTTAATGTAACTGATgtagaattttctaaattatgtaGTCAAACAGATAATCTGCAAGATATTGTAAATAGCAAAGAAAACAGTTTTAGTAATAATAAGAAGGATAATAAGgaagataaagataaagatacTTCAGATACAGTAAAAAATGCTGATAAAAATCGGAACGAAAGTGCAGTTGAGGTAgaacaaaatgaaaatgtaagCGTAGAAGTTGCAGGTTCAACTAAAGAATGTAAtgataaaacaaagaaaattctTGATGAAATAACACCGATGGACACAGAAGAACAATCGGAAGTCTTACCGGGACAAGATGACGAATTGTGTATTATTCCAGATAGTATGAAAGTAATAATTCCTGGCCAAAAAGAAAAGTCAAACTCTAATAATACAGAATCTTTACATGAAGGTAGTCATGAGCTTAATGAAGATAAACGAAGCGGTCAAAATAGTGAATCACAAATTGATATAAACAAAGGCTTAcaacaaaatttaaaagaatcaaatattgtaaatgaaaataatgcaaaagatacagaagaaaagatacaaaaagaaaaagattcacATACTAAGGTTACAGCTTCAAATGCAGATGTTATTAATATTGACGAAGAgtcgaaaaattctgaaattgaagaaatcacAACTAAAGAAATTTGTAAACAATGCAACGAAGAAAGATCGTGTAAGATTAAAGTAAAAATTGGTTTTGAtacctacaatgtatgttcaaAATCTTGTAAAGCATTATTCAAAGCAGCTAATAATAGAGCTATGGATATACCCAGTGATGGAGTTAATTCTAAAAGAGAGAAACGTTGTGCAAACTGTTTACTAATTGTTGAATCTAACGATGAACGTAATCTTTCCTGGGAAACAATGGAATTCTGTAATGAGGAATGTCTAGGCaaatttcaaacgaaatatGGTAGTTATTGTAGAAATTGTAATGGTTCAGTACAAGCAGTAAGTTTAGGCAAATATTGCGTACGATTTGGGTATGATGTTAGGCAGTTTTGTTGTTCAACATGTTTAGAAGAATTCAAGAAAGGACTAAAAGTATGTAGTTTTTGTCAAAAAGATATAAGTTCTAGCACAGAAGGTTTTCTCGCACCAGTTGGCGATAGAGGACAATTTAAAGATTTCTGTACTCAAGAATGCATGGAAAAGTATTCAAAAATGAGCTCTGTTGAACCTCCAGTTCTGGAAAAAAAATGTTGCAGTGTTTGTGAAGAAGTAAGAAATCATcttcattatttatatttatacttctATTTGTATTTGTAACATAAAGtgaacattatttacattatagtattttttttaacaGGAAAAAGTCGTACATTGCGAGGTTCAAATAGATAGATCCGAGCCGGTAGCTATTTGCAGTGAACCATGTTTTGCAGCATTCAAGTTTGTCAAAAAAGTTGATCCTGACCAATGTTCTACATGCAAAAAGTTTTTTGAATTACCTAACAAAAAAAGTTCTGTTgtattttatgaaaatgaagCTCATATGTTCTGTTCTAAAACTTGTTTGAACATATTTATTATTACGAATAGAAAAATCGTTCCATGTAATTGGTgcaaagtaaaaaaatataattttgacaTGATCAAGAAAGAATTGAAAACAGGTCAGGTGATGATGATGTGCAGTTTAAACTGTTTAACGCTATATCAGGTACAGAATGTTCACATTTTATTgatatgaagtaatattaagattaaattaatttattcttaattatATACAGGTTTCTATCAATGCAGTTTCGGCGAAGCGAATAAATTGtgacttttgtagagaatattcACAAGCTCAGTATCATTTAACCATGTCAGATGCAACGATACGGAATTTTTGTTCTTACCATTGTGTAATGAATTTTCAAGCTCAGTACACTAAATCCCCTATTACTATACCGGCAGGTGATGATCCTGTACCCACCGGTATGCCTAAAAGAACGTTACCACAGAGAAACACGAGTTCTAACAGTCAAAAAACTAACgatatgcaaaataaaaaaaacatgcCAGTAATTTCCTCTGTTACAAGTTTAGCTGCAATAGGAAATGGACAATCTAGTCCAACAACTcaacaaaataatgtaaatagtaTGGTGGTACCTTCGGTTACTATCAATCAAACTCAAACGCCTCAAGTTATTTATAAACAACACATTATAACAAGACCGCCAAGTCCGATTCAAATTCACAATAAAACAACACAGTGTAAGCCTGTGGTACACACTAAAGGAGTTTCAGTACGTCCACGTCCTTGTACAAAAGCTACGCAAACGGATGGGATTCAGCAAGCGGTTGTACCGATACCGGttccaatttatgttccataTCCAGTACACATGTTTAGTATGCCTTTCCCGGTCCCGATGCCTTTTCCCTTACCAATCCCTGTTCCTATTTTTATACCTACAACAAGAAATAGTGCTAAGGGAATAtttaaagatattaaaagaatacaAGAAAAGATACCAGCTGATCCTTTCGAAGCTGAGCTTCTTATGATGGCAGAGATGGTtgcaacagaaaaaaaaactaacGAAAGTGATTCCGATTCTGCGGATGATAGGTAACTATCAAATTTATAACTaacaattgtttaaaaaaattctccttttttctttttcttttctgtttacTTCTTTTTACAGGGATGAAGATAATGGTGATCGTGATAATTCGCACAGTGGAGGTTTTAGCCCAGAAGGAGTTGATTCCAGTAATACGTTCGGTGATGATATGTTACAAATGGCTTTAAAAATGGCAACTGGTGAATTAGATGAACCAGCAGTTGATTTAGAAGCTGCTTTAACTCCAAACACAATTACTGCTACACAAACACCAACGCAGACTGATGCAGCTATGGAAAATGATGGTAACAACAAATTTATACTGTATCATATAAGCTTAAAAATTCTGtaatgattgaaaatatttgtctAATATTCAGTTCAGTCGGAGCGACTGATTATTTCTTCCCGCGGAAGAAAACGAATGGTTCCATATAAGCCGCGATCTACCCCAAATAAACGAGGAAGGCGTGTATCTGGAGCAAATGATATACCTTTGATGCCACCTCCCGAAGCACAACCTCCGCCTCAACCACGTATTATAGAACCCATAGAAAAACCAGATGCAAACATGGCATTAAAATATACTTTTGGAGTAAATGCGTGGAGACAATGGGTAATTCAtgcatattataattttatactcaaggtgaaaaaaaaaatattaaaaatcagttCTCATTCAAAATAGGTAGTTACAAAAAATGCTGAACTAGAAAAACAAAGTACCCCAATGAgaaagatgaaattatttaaaacagatCTTTTACAACTCACCGCGGACGAGTTAAATTATTCATTGTGTCTTTTTGTAAAAGAAGTTAGAAAACCAAATGGAGCAGAGTATGCGCCTGACACGATATATTATCTTTGTTTAGGTAAGGGCGTCAATGAATTTCGTCAATTCGtcaattcattataattttatattacaggAATACAACAGTATTTATTTGAGAATAATAGAATAGATAACATTTTCACGGATTCGTACTACGAAAAATTTACAGATTGTTTGAATGAAGTTGCAAAAAAATTTTCTGTTCTCTACAACGACGCACGtaagttaattttatttcttaaatcgATTTAGAAAGGTTATTACAGTAAAGTGCTTGTTCTTTATAGAATATATTGTTACACGAGTTGAAGAAGAACATTTATGGGAATGCAAACAATTAGGTGCTCATTCTCCTCATGTACTTTTAAGTACTTTAATGTTTTTTAACACTAAACATTTTAATCTTGTGGTACGTGTGAATCATTTTGATTTCAGTTTAGTATTAACATTtgtacataaaaagaaaaaatgcaaaattacgaaatggaaaaaaatgttGTAGACAGTAGAAGAGCATATGCAGTTATCATTTTCTCATATTATGAAACATTGGAAACGTAATCCTGCCGCCCAACCGGCTGCAACAACAGGAAAGGTTCCAGGTTCTAGAAATGTTCTCCTTCGTTTTTATCCACCACAATCAGCATTGGGTTGGTATCGAGTAATTTATATTCTTAAatcattacaaaataataaacttcGAATATTTTTAGAAGGTAATTCACGCAAGAAGAAGGTATatgaacaacaagaaaatgaagaa from Osmia lignaria lignaria isolate PbOS001 chromosome 15, iyOsmLign1, whole genome shotgun sequence includes the following:
- the LOC117608227 gene encoding putative E3 ubiquitin-protein ligase makorin-1 isoform X2, with the protein product MADNWTQSVVCRYFKNGICREGNNCRYRHTQEIGNDGSTNETVISSVPPFSSVCRFFKHGVCKFGNQCHFRHNPETIDNNLVNANSIESSSPGQQTSNTSTSTTIKNVKESAHAAEEWVKAPEFVPSSVAGSSSANENSDTLETSASSSLPLSYAQAVNPSGQASSPSLEPLCPYAEATGICRKRNCTYLHGDICELCNRAALHPNNEELRKKHTNACVKQHEVDMELSFAIQRSKDKSCGVCFEIIMEKTSGEQRFGILPNCNHCFCLSCIRKWRQAKQFDNKIIRACPECRVTSDFVCPSMYWVDTKEEKEKLITDYKCALSTKDCKYFNKGRGKCPFGNKCFYLHALPDGTKTDVGPPVRQRRNADANIDILHIYKNNK
- the LOC117608227 gene encoding putative E3 ubiquitin-protein ligase makorin-1 isoform X1, whose product is MADNWTQSVVCRYFKNGICREGNNCRYRHTQEIGNDGSTNETVISSVPPFSSVCRFFKHGVCKFGNQCHFRHNPETIDNNLVNANSIESSSPGQQTSNTSTSTTIKNVKESAHAAEEWVKAPEFVPSSVAGSSSANENSDTLETSASSSLPLSYAQAVNPSGQASSPSLEPLCPYAEATGICRKRNCTYLHGDICELCNRAALHPNNEELRKKHTNACVKQHEVDMELSFAIQRSKDKSCGVCFEIIMEKTSGEQRFGILPNCNHCFCLSCIRKWRQAKQFDNKIIRACPECRVTSDFVCPSMYWVDTKEEKEKLITDYKCALSTKDCKYFNKGRGKCPFGNKCFYLHALPDGTKTDVGPPVRQRRNADANIDILHQLILWDFFEERDSRWVYSVDFEDIIPFSSDSEESEWSEYEV
- the woc gene encoding zinc finger protein without children — encoded protein: MDSEIDIELSSDQTQKVSHIDDEKENESSIDRSNDINTSIDEVQQGSSVLNANKETVDENEMNEKVINESDEKHKKKSDKSSENAEVSNVVSCQENISKEGNSQVNPLTVQESNITDTDCNDTQSPTLAESTTKTVSQEESREITSVASITLKVNTDSLSGNTNTTECAEIQLKDTPEEMANKILKVVSVDDASNLNSEKEVNDNVSEGNNDNLNTKKTDSDEILEDCDRIETKKNTIEPENTEFVQFSQEKHGDVQIENQSMDAEDPFGGDNLAAENVEPMDTDDLNVTDVEFSKLCSQTDNLQDIVNSKENSFSNNKKDNKEDKDKDTSDTVKNADKNRNESAVEVEQNENVSVEVAGSTKECNDKTKKILDEITPMDTEEQSEVLPGQDDELCIIPDSMKVIIPGQKEKSNSNNTESLHEGSHELNEDKRSGQNSESQIDINKGLQQNLKESNIVNENNAKDTEEKIQKEKDSHTKVTASNADVINIDEESKNSEIEEITTKEICKQCNEERSCKIKVKIGFDTYNVCSKSCKALFKAANNRAMDIPSDGVNSKREKRCANCLLIVESNDERNLSWETMEFCNEECLGKFQTKYGSYCRNCNGSVQAVSLGKYCVRFGYDVRQFCCSTCLEEFKKGLKVCSFCQKDISSSTEGFLAPVGDRGQFKDFCTQECMEKYSKMSSVEPPVLEKKCCSVCEEEKVVHCEVQIDRSEPVAICSEPCFAAFKFVKKVDPDQCSTCKKFFELPNKKSSVVFYENEAHMFCSKTCLNIFIITNRKIVPCNWCKVKKYNFDMIKKELKTGQVMMMCSLNCLTLYQVSINAVSAKRINCDFCREYSQAQYHLTMSDATIRNFCSYHCVMNFQAQYTKSPITIPAGDDPVPTGMPKRTLPQRNTSSNSQKTNDMQNKKNMPVISSVTSLAAIGNGQSSPTTQQNNVNSMVVPSVTINQTQTPQVIYKQHIITRPPSPIQIHNKTTQCKPVVHTKGVSVRPRPCTKATQTDGIQQAVVPIPVPIYVPYPVHMFSMPFPVPMPFPLPIPVPIFIPTTRNSAKGIFKDIKRIQEKIPADPFEAELLMMAEMVATEKKTNESDSDSADDRDEDNGDRDNSHSGGFSPEGVDSSNTFGDDMLQMALKMATGELDEPAVDLEAALTPNTITATQTPTQTDAAMENDVQSERLIISSRGRKRMVPYKPRSTPNKRGRRVSGANDIPLMPPPEAQPPPQPRIIEPIEKPDANMALKYTFGVNAWRQWVVTKNAELEKQSTPMRKMKLFKTDLLQLTADELNYSLCLFVKEVRKPNGAEYAPDTIYYLCLGIQQYLFENNRIDNIFTDSYYEKFTDCLNEVAKKFSVLYNDAQYIVTRVEEEHLWECKQLGAHSPHVLLSTLMFFNTKHFNLVTVEEHMQLSFSHIMKHWKRNPAAQPAATTGKVPGSRNVLLRFYPPQSALEGNSRKKKVYEQQENEENPLRCPVKLYEFYLSKCPESVKTRNDVFYLLPERSCVPDSPVWYSTSPLAKEHLIKMLYRIKMVKEINVALLTS